Proteins encoded within one genomic window of Glycine soja cultivar W05 chromosome 1, ASM419377v2, whole genome shotgun sequence:
- the LOC114409044 gene encoding omega-3 fatty acid desaturase, endoplasmic reticulum-like, protein MFWALFVLGHDCGNGSFSNSSLLNSTVGHILHSSILVPYHGWRISHKTQHQSHGHVEKDESWVPLTEKFYKNLDNMTRMLRFTLPLPIFAYPFYLWSRSPGKEGSHFNPYIKLFSPGERRDVLTSTLLGHHAFCGSLSLPHNGSTFYAQALWGSLFGNLTPTLYLYITHQFGLSIRLWSMHGSGVCYGRIIFCEI, encoded by the exons ATGTTTTGGGCACTTTTTGTTCTTGGACATGATTg TGGCAATGGAAGTTTTTCAAACAGTTCTTTGTTGAACAGCACTGTGGGCCACATCTTGCACTCCTCAATTCTTGTACCATACCATGGATG GAGAATTAGCCACAAGACTCAGCATCAGAGCCATGGCCATGTTGAGAAGGATGAATCATGGGTTCCG CTTACAGAGAAATTTTACAAGAATCTAGACAACATGACAAGAATGCTGAGATTCACTCTTCCTTTGCCCATCTTTGCATACCCCTTTTATTTG TGGAGTAGAAGTCCAGGAAAAGAAGGTTCTCATTTCAACCCTTACATCAAGTTGTTCTCCCCTGGTGAGAGAAGAGATGTGCTAACTTCAACTCTGTTGGGGCATCATGCTTTCTGTGGTTCTTTATCTTTACCTCACAATGGGTCCACTTTTTATGCTCAAGCTCTATGGGGTTCCCTATTTGGTAATCTCACTCCCACACTTTATTTATACATCACACACCAGTTTGGGTTATCTATAAGGCTCTGGAGTATGCATGGCTCCGGAGTATGCTATGGGAGGATTATTTTCTGTGAAATCTGA